The following DNA comes from Streptomyces sp. NBC_00273.
AGGAGCGGGGTCTGGGGCGGAGCCCCAGGGAACCCGGCTCCGCCGGGCACCGGGCTCCGCCCGGACCCTCCCCCGGCTACCGCTGGGAGGTGCCCCCTGCTCAAACGCCGGAGGGGCTGGAATTGCCCGGCGGGGCCGGATCGGCTGGGGACGGCTCGGTCAGGTGGCGCGGCGGACCGTGTAGGCGGAGCCGACCTCGCGCGGGGTCTCGCCCACGTAGGTGTGCCCCCGCATCGCGCACCACGCCGGGATGTCCAGCCGGGCCACCTCGTCGTCGGAGACGACCGTGACGGTCCCGCCCACCGGGACCGTCACGATGGCCCGGGCCAGTTCGATCACCGGCTGGGGGCACCGCAGCCCGAGCGCGTCGAGCTCCAGGGAGTCCGCCACCGGCGCCACCGCAGGGGGCTCCGACACACCGAGGCGTTCCCGTACGTCCGCCACCGCGCGCGGCAGCACCTCCAGGAACGCGTTGACCTCCTCCGCCGGGGTCCCCGGCGGCAGGGACACCCGTACGTTCCCCTCCGACAGCACGCCCATCGCCCGCAGCACGTGACTGGGGGTCAGCGTGGAGCTCGTGCACGAGGAGCCGGAGGAGACCGAGAAGCCGGCCCGGTCCAGCTCGTGCAGCAGCGTCTCCCCGTCGACGTACAGGCAGGAGAAGGTGACCAGGTGCGGCAGCCGCCGCTCCGGATCGCCCACCACCTCCACGTCCGGGACCAGCCGCACCACCCGCCGCCGGATGCGGTCCACGAGGACCCGCAGCCGGGCGGCCTCCGCGTCCGCCTCGGCCCGTACGGCCCGCAGGGAAGCCGCCGCGGCCACGATCGCGGGCAGGTTCGCGAAACCGGGGGAGCGGCCCGACTCCCGCTCGTCCGCGGGGTTTTGGGGGGAGAAGCGCACCCCCTTGCGGACCGCCAGCAGGCCGACCCCGGGCGGGCCGCCCCACTTGTGCGCACTCGCGGCCAGTACGGACCAGGCGCCCTCCACCGGCCCCCAGCCCAGCGACTGGGCCGCGTCCACCAGCAGCGGCACCCCGGCCGCCCCGCAGACCTCGGCCACCTCCGCCACCGGCTGGACCGTGCCCACCTCGTGGTTGGCCGACTGGAGGCAGGCGAGGGCGCTCTCCGGGACGAGCGCCTGCGCGTAGGCGGCGGGCGTCACCGCGCCCCACCGGTCCACCGGGACCTCGGTCACCGTCCCGCCGCGCGCCCCGTGCGCCTCGGCCGCGTGCAATACAGAACTGTGTTCGACCGCCGATACGACCAGATGACTTCCGATGCGCCGGCGCCCCGCGAGGACCCCCGCCACCCCCGTGTGAACCGCGTGCGTCCCCGAAGGAGTGAACACGAGCTCGTCGGCCCGGCATCCCACCGCCTCCGCGGCGGCCTCCCGCGCCGCGTCCAGCAACAGCCGGGCGCGCCTTCCCTCCCGGTAGAGCCGGGCCGGATCGGCCCAGCCCTCGTCCAGGGAGGCCTGCAGCGCCTGGCGGGCCACGGGGTGCAGGGGAGCGGCGGACGCGACGTCGAAGTACGGCATCCGGCCACGCTAGCTCCAGCCCCCGAGCGTTCGAGGTCAGGGGGCGTCAGATGTGCTCCGGAGCCCGCCATTCAGGGCCATTCGCGCCGTCCCCCGGACGGCGGATCCATCCCTTCGGGGGCAGTAGCGGCGCGTTGGGCACCCTCCCCGCGCGACCCCAAATAGCGTCCAGTAGGGTTTGGTCCGCATAAACATCCAAACCCCTGCCTGCGTCAGGGCCGGCGACCGACCCGAACACGGCCGCGGCCGGCCGCGCGGGCCGAGACTCTCGGGAAGGCGCTACGTGAGTCCCTACGGCTCCGACCGCTCGCCGCGGCGCCCGATGCGGCGGAAGCTGCTGCAGGCGCTGACTGCGGGCGTGGTCCTGGCGACCGCCACTGGTTGCTCGTATACATGGAAAGACTTCCCCCGCCTCGGAATGCCGACTCCGGTAACCGAGGAGGCGCCGCGCATCCTCTCCCTGTGGCAGGGATCCTGGGCGGCCGCGCTGGTCACGGGCATCCTCGTGTGGGGCCTGATCATCTGGAGCGTCATCTTCCACCGGCGCAGCCGGACGAAGATCGAGGTCCCTGCGCAGACCCGGTACAACATGCCCATCGAGGCGCTGTACACCGTGGTCCCGCTCATCATCGTCTCGGTGCTCTTCTACTTCACCGCTCGTGACGAGTCGAAGCTGCTGGCCCTCACCCCGAAGCCGCCGCACACGATCAACGTGATCGGCTTCCAGTGGAGCTGGGGCTTCAACTACGTCGAGAACGTCGACGGCGACGCGGCGACCCCGAAGGCGGGCGCGGTCCCCAAGGAGCTGGCCTCCATCCCGGACCGCTTCACCAAGGACTTCCCGGCGGGCGCCGAGGGCGTCTACCAGAAGGGCGTCCCGGGCGACCGGAACCCCCAGACGGGCAACCCGGGTCCGACCCTGGTCCTCCCCAAGGGCGAGAAGGTCCGTTTCATCCTGTCGTCGAACGACGTGATCCACTCCTTCTGGGTGGTCCCGTTCCTGTTCAAGCAGGACGTCATTCCGGGCCACACCAACGTCTTCGAGGTCACCCCGTCCGAATACGGCACCTTCATGGGCAAGTGCGCCGAGCTCTGCGGCGTTGACCACTCCCGGATGCTCTTCAACGTCAAGGTGGTCTCCCCCGAGGAGTACCGGGCGTACCTGAAGGATCTGGCGGAGAAGGGTCAGACCGGCTACCTCCCGGCCGGCATCCAGCAGACCGACCCGGCCCGGAATGCGGAAGTGAACAAACTGTGAGCATCCTCAACGAATCCCAGGGTGCCGCCGCCGACTCGTATGAGAACGAGCTGCCGGTACGGCGCAAGCAGCCGGGCAACGTGGTCGTGAAGTGGCTGACCACGACCGACCACAAGACCATCGGCACGATGTACCTGGTCACGTCGTTCGTGTTCTTCATCATCGGCGGCCTGCTGGCGCTCTTCATGCGTGCCGAGCTGGCCCGTCCGGGCACGCAGATCATGTCGAACGAGCAGTTCAACCAGGCGTTCACCATGCATGGCACGATCATGCTGCTGATGTTCGCCACCCCGCTCTTCGCGGGCTTCGCCAACTGGATCATGCCGCTGCAGATCGGTGCGCCCGACGTGGCGTTCCCGCGGCTGAACATGTTCGCGTACTGGCTGTACCTCTTCGGCTCGACCATCGCGGTGGCCGGCTTCGTCACGCCGAACGGCGCCGCCGACTTCGGTTGGTTCGCCTACTCCCCGCTGTCGGACGCGGTCCGGTCGCCGGGCATCGGCGCCGACATGTGGATCATGGGTCTGGCCTTCTCCGGCTTCGGAACCATCCTCGGCTCGGTCAACTTCATCACCACGATCATCTGCATGCGCGCTCCCGGCATGACGATGTTCCGCATGCCGATCTTCACCTGGAACGTGCTGCTGACCGGTGTTCTGGTCCTGCTCGCCTTCCCGGTGCTGGCCGCCGCGCTCTTCGCGCTGGAGGCCGACCGCAAGTTCGGTGCGCACGTATTCGATTCCGCCAACGGCGGCGCATTGCTATGGCAGCACCTCTTCTGGTTCTTCGGGCACCCAGAGGTGTACATCATCGCGCTGCCATTCTTCGGAATCGTCTCCGAGATCATTCCGGTCTTCAGCCGCAAGCCGATGTTCGGCTACATCGGCCTGATCGCCGCGACGATCGCGATCGCCGGTCTCTCCGTGACCGTGTGGGCCCACCACATGTACGTCACCGGTGGTGTGCTGCTGCCGTTCTTCTCCTTCATGACCTTCCTGATCGCGGTACCGACCGGTGTGAAGTTCTTCAACTGGATCGGCACCATGTGGAAGGGCTCGCTGTCCTTCGAGACCCCGATGCTCTGGACGATCGGCTTCCTGGTCACCTTCACCTTCGGTGGTCTGACCGGCGTCATCCTGGCCTCGCCCCCGATGGACTTCCACGTCTCCGACTCGTACTTCGTCGTCGCGCACTTCCACTACGTCGTCTTCGGCACCGTGGTGTTCGCGATGTTCGCCGGATTCCACTTCTGGTGGCCGAAGTTCACGGGCAAGATGCTGGACGAGCGTCTCGGCAAGATGACGTTCTGGACGCTGTTCGTCGGCTTCCACGGCACCTTCCTGGTGCAGCACTGGCTCGGTGCCGAGGGCATGCCGCGTCGTTACGCGGACTACCTCGCCGCCGACGGTTTCACCGCGCTGAACACGATCTCGACGATCAGCTCGTTCGTGCTCGGCCTGTCGATGCTGCCGTTCATGTACAACGTCTGGAAGACCGCCAAGTACGGCAAGAAGATCGAGGTCGACGACCCGTGGGGTTACGGCCGTTCGCTCGAGTGGGCGACGTCCTGCCCGCCGCCGCGGCACAACTTCCTCACCCTGCCGCGGATCCGTTCCGAGTCCCCGGCGTTCGACCTGCACCACCCTGAGATCGCGGCCCTCGACCACCTCGAGGACCACAGCGTCGCCGCCCAGGCCGTCACCGGCGGCAAGGAGGCCGACAAGTGAAGATCCAGGGCAAGATGTTCCTCTGGCTCTCCTTCTTCATCCTGATCATGGCCGTCGTGTACGGCGTGTGGTCGAAGGAGCCCGTCGGTACCACCGCGCTCTTCCTGGCCTTCGGCCTGAGCGTCATGATCGGCTACTACCTGGCCTTCACGGCCAAGCGCGTCGACGAGATGGCCCAGGACAACCTGGAGGCCGACGTCGCCGACGAGGCGGGCGAGCTGGGGTTCTTCTCCCCGCACAGCTGGCAGCCGCTCTCGCTCGGCATCGGCGGTGCGCTCGCGTTCATGGGCGTCATCTTCGGCTGGTGGCTCATGTACTTCTCGGCCCCGATCATCATGATCGGCCTGTGGGGCTGGGTGTACGAGTACTACCGCGGTGAGAACCAGAACCAGTAGCAACACCTTCGCGGCCGCGCCGCGACGCACTTGGGGCCCGGGCACCTCCTTCAGGAGGAGCCCGGGCCCCTCGTTTGCAGTCACCCCGCGCGCCGTAATTGTCATATCTTCATAGCGTTGGCTCCATGAAGCACTCACCGCGTCTTTGGACGGTACTCAGCTGCTCCCTGCTGGTCGCGTCCCTCGGGGCCGGCGCCACCGCATGCGGGTCCGGCGACAAGAACCCGCTGTCAGCCCGCCCGTACGACGCGGGCGATCAGGTCGCCTTCAACCAGCGCGCCGACAGCCGCCCCGTGGACCCCGACCGGCCCCTCGAAATCACCGCCAAGAGCGGCGGCGGCCGGATCACCGACGTGCTGGCCGTGGACACCCACGGCCGCCGCCTGGCGGGCGAACTGAGCGCCAAGGGGGACCGCTGGCACAGCACGACCCCGATGGCCTCAGGCGTCCGCTACACGGTCACCGTGAGCACCGAGGACGAGCGGGGCGCCCCCGGGCAGCGCACGCTCACCTTCGACACCACCCCGTCCAAGGGGATCCTGAAGGTCGAGTTCGGCCCGGACGCGGGCAAGTACGGCGTCGGGCAGCCCATCACCGCCGAACTCAGCGAGCCGGTCAAGGACAAGGCCGCCCGCGCCATCGTGGAACGGGGCCTCGTCGTCGACGCCCCGCCCGGCGTCGAGGGCGCCTGGCACTGGGTGGACGACAAGAACCTCCACTACCGGCCCAAGGACTACTGGCCAGCCAACTCCGCCGTCTCCGTACGGAGCAACCTGGAGGGCGTCCGGATCACCGACGAGCTCCACGGGGCCGTCGCCAAGCCGCTGAAGCTGGAGATCGGGGACCGGGTCGAGGTCACCACCGACGCCTCCTCGCACTACCTCACGTTCAAGCGCAACGGAGAAGTGATCAACACCATTCCGGTGACCACCGGAAAGCCCGGCTTCTCCACCCGCAACGGCATCAAGGTGGTGCTGGGCAAGCAGTACTTCGTACAGATGCGCGGCGACACCGTCGGCATCGGCGGCAGCGAGTACTACAACCTGCCCGTCTACTACGCCACCCGCGTCACCTGGAGTGGTGAATACGTCCACGCCGCACCGTGGTCCGTCGGCTCCCAGGGCTACGAGAACGTCAGCCACGGCTGCACGGGCATGAGCACCGGCAACGCCGCCTGGTTCTACGAGAACATCACCGAGGGCGACGTCGTCCAGGTGATCAACAGCATCGGCGACGACATGGACGTCTTCGGCAACGGCTTCGGCGACTGGAACATGGACTGGAAGGACTGGCGCCAGGGCAGCGCCCTGCTCAAGGGCACCCAGGAGGGCCGCAGTCCGGTCGACCAGGCCCGCCTGCGCCCCAGCGTCTAGGCGGTCCCGGGCCGGCCCCTCCCCCCGGACGGCGTCCGGGGGGAGAATTCCCGGCCCGTTCACCCGTACGGCCCCCAAGGGGCGCACACGGGCGCTCAGGGGGTCGTATCAGGCGTCCAGGGACAGACGGGTCCTCAGGAGGCCCGCCAGGGTGTCCGCGAACTGCACCGGGTCCACCGGAAGGGTCACGGCGGCGTCCGCGCGGCTCCACGTGGCCAGCCAGGCGTCCTGGGGGCGCCCCATCAGCAACAGCACCGGCGGACACCGGAAGATCTCGTCCTTGATCTGTCGGCACACGCCCATGCCCCCGGCCGGAACCGCCTCGCCGTCCAGCACGCACACGTCGATGCCGCCCGCGTCCAGCTCCGTCAGGACCGCCGGCAGCGTCGCGCACTCCAGGAACTCCACCGGCGGCAGGTCCGCGGCGGGCCTGCGTCCTGCCGCCAGCCGCACCTGCTCCCGGGTGCCCGCGTCATCGCTGTAGACCAGAACCCGCGCAGTCGCCCGCATTTCGTTCCTCCACGTGGCCGTGAATCACGTTGATGTTGCGCGGGATGCTACTCCTCCCGGTGCGCGGTCAACATCGGTTCGAACATGTCGCAGGTGACCGCGCTGAGGGCTCATCTGATGGGCCGTTCGGGCCTTGCACACGCCCCTGACACTCCGAACGGCACCCCCCGGGGTGAGGGCGGGATAAGCGACCGACATAATGTCGGTCGTGGCGACAGCAACGACAGTAGATACCGGGCACGCGCACCCGACGGTCAACCGGCCGAACCTCGTCAGCGTCGGAACCATCATCTGGTTGAGTTCCGAGCTGATGTTCTTCGCGGCCCTCTTCGCGATGTACTTCACCCTGCGATCCGTGATGGGTCCCGAGTTCTGGACAGAGCAGGCCTCGGCCCTGAATCTGCCCTTCTCGGCGACGAACACGACGATCCTGGTGCTTTCCTCGCTCACCTGCCAGCTCGGCGTATTCGCCGCCGAGCGCGGTGACGTGAAGAAGCTCCGGACGTGGTTCATCATCACGTTCGTCATGGGTGCGATCTTCATTGGCGGCCAGGTGTTCGAGTACACCGAGCTGGTCAAGCATGAGGGCCTGTCCCTCTCGTCAGACCCCTACGGCTCGGTGTTCTACCTGACCACCGGCTTCCACGGTCTGCACGTGACGGGCGGTCTCATCGCCTTCCTGCTGGTCCTCGGCCGGACGTACGCGGCCAAGAGGTTCACCCACGAACAGGCCACGTCGGCCATCGTCGTGTCCTACTACTGGCACTTCGTCGACGTCGTCTGGATCGGCCTCTTCGCGACGATCTACCTGATCAAGTAGCGAACACGTCACCGGGCGAGACCCGGCATTCCATCCAGACACACCGACGCAGAAGATCCTGACACCGGGGTAATCCGTGAAAAAGCTCTCCGCACGACGACGCCATCCGCTGGCGGCGGTCGTCGTTCTACTCCTCGCGCTGGCGGCCACTGGGGGGCTGTACGCCGCCTTCGCCCCCGCGGGCAAGGCGCAGGCCGATGAAACCGCCCAGTCCCTCGCCATCGAGGAGGGCAAGAAGCTCTACGCCGTGGGTTGCGCAAGCTGCCACGGAACCGGCGGTCAGGGTTCCTCTGACGGCCCGAGCCTGGTCGGCGTCGGCTCCGCGGCCGTCGACTTCCAGGTGAGCACGGGCCGCATGCCCGCCCAGCAGCCCGGCGCCCAGGTGCCGAAGAAGCCCGTCATCTACGACCAGGCGCAGATCGACCAGCTGGCCGCGTACATCGCGTCCCTCGGCGCCGGTCCGATCACGCCGACCGCGAAGCAGTACGACCCGGCGGGCGCCGACATCGCCAACGGTGGTGAGCTCTTCCGCAACAACTGCGCGCAGTGCCACAACTTCACCGGCGAAGGCGGCGCGCTGACGAACGGCAAGTACGCCCCCAACCTTGAGGACGTCTCGCCGAAGCACATCTACGAGGCCATGCAGACCGGCCCGCAGAACATGCCCTCCTTCCCCGACAGCACCATGCCGGAGAAGCAGAAGAAGGACATCATCGCGTACCTCCAGAACGTGAACGGCGAGAAGTCGACCAGCCCCGGCGGCCTGAAGCTCGGTGGCCTCGGCCCCGTCTCCGAGGGTCTGTTCGGCTGGATCTTCGCCCTGGGTGCGCTGATCGCTGTCGCCGTCTGGGTCGCGGCCCACACCGCTAAGGCCAAGAAGTCATGAGTAGCCAAGAGATTCCCGAAGACAAGCACCTGCCGAGTGAGCAGGGCGACGCCCACCACGGCGTAGCGGTCGCGGACGACCCGTTCGCCGACCCGGGCCTGCCGGTCCACAAGCCGCGCATCCAGGACATCGACGAGCGGGCGGCGAAGCGCTCCGAGCGCACCGTCGCGATGCTCTTCACGCTGTCGATGCTGGCGACGATCGCCTTCATCGCGTCCTACGTGATCTTCCCGGTCGACAAGATCGTCTACATCTTCCCCATCGGGAAGGTCAGCGCGCTCAACTTCTCCCTGGGCATGACCCTGGGCGTGGCCCTCTTCTGCATCGGCGCGGGCGCGGTCCACTGGGCCCGCACCCTGATGTCCGACGTCGAGGTCGCCGCCGAGCGCCACGAGATCGCCGCTCCGCCGGAGGTCAAGGCGCAGGTCCTGCAGGACTTCGCCGACGGCGCGAACGAGTCCGGCATCGGTCGCCGGCCCCTGATCCGCAACACGCTGCTGGGCGCGATGGCCATGGTGCCGCTCGCCGGCGTCATGCTGCTGCGCGACCTGGGCCCGCTGCCCGAGGACAAGCTGCGCAAGACCGTGTGGGCCAAGGGCAAGCTGCTCATCAACGACAACACGAACGAGCCGCTGCGTCCCGAGGACGTGTACGTCGGGTCGCTGACCTTCGCCAGGCCGGAAGGCCTGGAGGAGGAGCAGCACGACTTCCAGGTCCAGATCGCCAAGGCCGCCCTGATGATCGTCCGTATCCAGCCGGACGACATCAAGGACAAGAAGGAACTGGAGTGGTCCCACGACGGGATCGTGGCCTACTCCAAGATCTGCACCCACGTCGGCTGCCCGATCAGCCTGTACGAGCAGCAGACGCACCACGTGCTCTGCCCGTGCCACCAGTCCACCTTCGACCTCTCCGACGGCGCCCGTGTCATCTTCGGCCCGGCCGGTCACGCGCTTCCGCAGCTGCGGATCGGCGTGAATGACGAAGGCTTCCTCGAAGCGCTCGGCGACTTCGAAGAGCCCGTCGGTCCTGCATTCTGGGAGCGCGGATGAGCACCAGCGTCAACAACGAGCGCAAAGCGCCGGCCGGCGAGCGCGTAGCGGACTGGGCGGACGGCCGCCTGGGCATCTACGGCCTGGCCAAGGCCAACATGCGCAAGATCTTCCCGGACCACTGGTCCTTCATGCTGGGTGAGATCTGCCTCTACAGCTTCATCATCATCATCCTCACGGGTGTGTACCTGACGCTGTTCTTCCACCCGAGCATGAACGAGGTCGTGTACCACGGCTCGTACGTGCCGATGCAGGGCGTCATGATGTCCGAGGCATTCGCCTCGACGCTCGACATCAGCTTCGACGTCCGCGGTGGCCTGCTGATCCGTCAGATCCACCACTGGGCAGCGCTGATCTTCGTCGCGGCCATGGTCGTGCACATGATGCGCGTCTTCTTCACCGGCGCGTTCCGCAAGCCGCGTGAGGTCAACTGGATCTTCGGCTTCCTGCTGCTGGTCCTCGGCATGTTCACCGGCTTCACCGGTTACTCGCTGCCGGACGACCTGCTCTCGGGTACCGGTGTCCGCTTCATGCAGGGCGCCATCCTGTCCGTCCCGGTCGTCGGCACGTACCTGTCGATGTTCCTGTTCGGCGGGGAGTTCCCGGGCGGCGACTTCGTCGCGCGGTTCTACTCGGTGCACATCCTGCTACTGCCCGGCATCATGATGGGCCTGCTCGTGGCCCACCTGATCCTGGTCTTCTACCACAAGCACACCCAGTTCGCGGGTCCCGGCAAGACGAACGACAACGTCGTCGGCATGCCGCTGCTGCCGGTCTACATGGCCAAGGCCGGAGGCTTCTTCTTCCTGGTCTTCGGTGTCATCGCGGCCGTCGCGGCCGTCGCCACGATCAACCCGATCTGGGCGCTCGGCCCGTACCGCCCGGACCACGTGTCCACCGGCGCGCAGCCCGACTGGTACATGGGTATGCCGGAAGGCCTGATCCGAGCCATGCCCGGCTGGGAGATCAACATGTGGGGCCACACGCTCGTCCTGGGCGTGTTCATCCCGCTGCTGCTCTTCCCGCTGGTGCTCGGCGCGATCGCCGTCTGGCCGTTCATCGAGTCCTGGGTCACCGGGGACAAGCGCGAGCACCACATCCTGGACCGCCCGCGCAACGTCCCGACCCGTACGGCCTTCGGTGTCGCCTGGATCGCGGAGTACATCGTGCTCCTCATCGGCGGTGGCAACGACATGTTCGCCCAGTACTTCCACCTGTCGATCAACTCGATCACCTGGTTCGTCCGGATCGGCTTCTTCGTCGTCCCGGTCCTCGCCTTCATCGTCACCAAGCGGATCTGCCTCGGCCTCCAGCGCCGGGACCACGACAAGGTGCTGCACGGTCGCGAGACCGGCATCATCAAGCGTCTGCCGCACGGTGAGTTCGTCGAGGTCCACGAGCCGCTCCCGGCGGGCCAGCTGCACAAGCTCACCGCGCACGAGCAGTACAAGCCGTACGAGATCGGCCCGACGGTCGACGAGAACGGTGTCGAGCGCAAGGTGAAGGCCACCGAGAAGCTGCGCGCGAAGCTCAGCAAGGGCCTCTACGGCGAGAACAACCAGATTCCGAAGCCCACGGTGGAGGAATACAAGGAGATCCAGTCCGGCCACGGCCACCACTGATCCCCGCATGAACGCATGAGGGACTGATTTCGGTCAGTCCTGGTGTCGCCACGGCGAGAGCCCCGTCCAGTGTCTGGACGGGGCTCTTTGCCGTAACCGGGGCTGGATAGGCTGAACCCTGACCGATCAGACGTGGGCGCCGGAAAATGGGGGCGGCCCACCGACAGCAGGAGCGGACCATGAACGTTGCGACCCCGGCAGGCGGCGACAGCGTGGCGGCCCGTGGCTGGCCGGGCGTTCTCGACGCTCTGCTGACGGGCCAGGACCTGCGCGCGGAGGACACCGCCTGGGCCATGGACCGGATCATGCGGGGGGAGGCCACCGACGCCCAGATCGCCGGCTTCACGGTCGCGCTGCGGGCCAAGGGGGAGACGGTCGAGGAGATCAACGGCCTCGTACGGGCGATGTACGCGCACGCCAACCTGATCGAGGTGCCGGGCCGTACGGTGGACATCGTCGGCACCGGCGGCGACGGGGCCAAAACGGTGAACATCTCCACGATGTCGGCGATCGTGGTGGCCGGTACCGGCGCCAAGGTCGTCAAGCACGGCAACCGGGCCGCGTCCTCCGCGAGCGGGTCCTCGGACGTCCTGGAGAAGCTCGGGGTGAACCTCCAGCTGAGCCGGGAGCGGGTCGTGGAGGTCGCCGAGGAGGCCGGCATCACCTTCTGCTTCGCCGTGAAGTTCCACCCGGCACTGCGCCATGTGGCCGCGGCCCGCAAGGAACTGGGCATCCGGACCTTCTTCAACGCGCTGGGCCCGCTGACCAACCCGGCCCGGGTGCGCGCCCAGGCGACCGGCGTGGCCGATCCCCGGATGGCCCCGATCATCGCCGGCGTGCTCGCCGCGCGGGGCTCCTCCGCCCTGGTCTTCCGGGGCGACGACGGCCTGGACGAACTGACCACGACGTCGACCTCGCGCATCTGGTGGGTCCGCGACGGCAAGGTCTCCGAGCGGGCCTTCGACCCCCGTGACGTGGGCATCTCCCTGGTCGACGTCTCCGCCCTGGCCGGCGGGGACCCCTCGTACAACGCGGACGTGGCCCGCCGCCTGCTGGCCGGCGAGACCGGCCCGGTCCGCGACGCCGTCCTGCTGAACTCGGCGGCCGCCCTGGTGGCCCTCGACCCCGGCCCGGGCACCCTGGAGGAGCAGATCACCTCCGGCATCGCCCGTGCGGCGGAGTCCATCGACTCGGGTGCGGCCCGGGCCGCCCTCGAGCGCTGGGTGACGGCCAGCAACGCGTAGCGGGACGAGAACGGCGCGGAAGCGAAGACCCCGGTCCACGATGCGGACCGGGGTCTTGCGTACGCGCGATCATGTGGCAGGATGCTGAACAGGTCACGAGTGACAGCGTTTAGGCCCCGGCTTGCTGTCCGGCAACCCTCCTTCCGTGGCGGGGTGCCCCGGGTGATGACCAGGTCGTAGGCAACAAGGCCTACGGCAAGCGCGGATCCCTCGACACCAGGGGTCCTGGTCTTCTCGAGGAGCTTTTTCCGTGAGCAAGCGAATGCGATAGGGCGACTCCGCCCCTACTTCACCCCTCGGACCAGGGTCACTTCCGTGTACCCCCGCCCCGTGCGCTCCGAGGACCCTCCCCGTACCCCGGACGGCCGCAGCGCCGTACCCGCGTACGGGCACACCGAAGCCATTCAGCCCTGCCTGCCGGGAGATACCGCCATGTCCGCATCCCTGAACGCCGCCGCCCCCGCCACCGCCGCCGCAGCCACCGTCGACCCCGCCTGTGCCGAGCCGCTCGCGGTCCTCGGCCGGGACGTCACCGTCCCCCTCGTCACCGGCGGCGAGGTCACCTACGCGGCCCTCGACTACGCGGCCAGCGCCCCCGCCCTGCAGCGGGTCTGGGACGACGTGGCCGCGTACGCCCCGTACTACGGCAGCGTGCACCGCGGCGCCGGTTACCTCTCGCAGCTCTCCACCGACCTCTTCGAGCAGAGCCGGGTCACCGTCGCCGAGTTCCTCGACTGCCGCCCCACCGACCAGGTCGTCTTCACCCGGTCCACCACCGACTC
Coding sequences within:
- a CDS encoding cysteine desulfurase/sulfurtransferase TusA family protein → MPYFDVASAAPLHPVARQALQASLDEGWADPARLYREGRRARLLLDAAREAAAEAVGCRADELVFTPSGTHAVHTGVAGVLAGRRRIGSHLVVSAVEHSSVLHAAEAHGARGGTVTEVPVDRWGAVTPAAYAQALVPESALACLQSANHEVGTVQPVAEVAEVCGAAGVPLLVDAAQSLGWGPVEGAWSVLAASAHKWGGPPGVGLLAVRKGVRFSPQNPADERESGRSPGFANLPAIVAAAASLRAVRAEADAEAARLRVLVDRIRRRVVRLVPDVEVVGDPERRLPHLVTFSCLYVDGETLLHELDRAGFSVSSGSSCTSSTLTPSHVLRAMGVLSEGNVRVSLPPGTPAEEVNAFLEVLPRAVADVRERLGVSEPPAVAPVADSLELDALGLRCPQPVIELARAIVTVPVGGTVTVVSDDEVARLDIPAWCAMRGHTYVGETPREVGSAYTVRRAT
- the ctaC gene encoding aa3-type cytochrome oxidase subunit II; its protein translation is MSPYGSDRSPRRPMRRKLLQALTAGVVLATATGCSYTWKDFPRLGMPTPVTEEAPRILSLWQGSWAAALVTGILVWGLIIWSVIFHRRSRTKIEVPAQTRYNMPIEALYTVVPLIIVSVLFYFTARDESKLLALTPKPPHTINVIGFQWSWGFNYVENVDGDAATPKAGAVPKELASIPDRFTKDFPAGAEGVYQKGVPGDRNPQTGNPGPTLVLPKGEKVRFILSSNDVIHSFWVVPFLFKQDVIPGHTNVFEVTPSEYGTFMGKCAELCGVDHSRMLFNVKVVSPEEYRAYLKDLAEKGQTGYLPAGIQQTDPARNAEVNKL
- the ctaD gene encoding aa3-type cytochrome oxidase subunit I; the protein is MSILNESQGAAADSYENELPVRRKQPGNVVVKWLTTTDHKTIGTMYLVTSFVFFIIGGLLALFMRAELARPGTQIMSNEQFNQAFTMHGTIMLLMFATPLFAGFANWIMPLQIGAPDVAFPRLNMFAYWLYLFGSTIAVAGFVTPNGAADFGWFAYSPLSDAVRSPGIGADMWIMGLAFSGFGTILGSVNFITTIICMRAPGMTMFRMPIFTWNVLLTGVLVLLAFPVLAAALFALEADRKFGAHVFDSANGGALLWQHLFWFFGHPEVYIIALPFFGIVSEIIPVFSRKPMFGYIGLIAATIAIAGLSVTVWAHHMYVTGGVLLPFFSFMTFLIAVPTGVKFFNWIGTMWKGSLSFETPMLWTIGFLVTFTFGGLTGVILASPPMDFHVSDSYFVVAHFHYVVFGTVVFAMFAGFHFWWPKFTGKMLDERLGKMTFWTLFVGFHGTFLVQHWLGAEGMPRRYADYLAADGFTALNTISTISSFVLGLSMLPFMYNVWKTAKYGKKIEVDDPWGYGRSLEWATSCPPPRHNFLTLPRIRSESPAFDLHHPEIAALDHLEDHSVAAQAVTGGKEADK
- a CDS encoding cytochrome c oxidase subunit 4 translates to MKIQGKMFLWLSFFILIMAVVYGVWSKEPVGTTALFLAFGLSVMIGYYLAFTAKRVDEMAQDNLEADVADEAGELGFFSPHSWQPLSLGIGGALAFMGVIFGWWLMYFSAPIIMIGLWGWVYEYYRGENQNQ
- a CDS encoding L,D-transpeptidase, whose product is MKHSPRLWTVLSCSLLVASLGAGATACGSGDKNPLSARPYDAGDQVAFNQRADSRPVDPDRPLEITAKSGGGRITDVLAVDTHGRRLAGELSAKGDRWHSTTPMASGVRYTVTVSTEDERGAPGQRTLTFDTTPSKGILKVEFGPDAGKYGVGQPITAELSEPVKDKAARAIVERGLVVDAPPGVEGAWHWVDDKNLHYRPKDYWPANSAVSVRSNLEGVRITDELHGAVAKPLKLEIGDRVEVTTDASSHYLTFKRNGEVINTIPVTTGKPGFSTRNGIKVVLGKQYFVQMRGDTVGIGGSEYYNLPVYYATRVTWSGEYVHAAPWSVGSQGYENVSHGCTGMSTGNAAWFYENITEGDVVQVINSIGDDMDVFGNGFGDWNMDWKDWRQGSALLKGTQEGRSPVDQARLRPSV
- the ctaE gene encoding aa3-type cytochrome oxidase subunit III, producing the protein MSVVATATTVDTGHAHPTVNRPNLVSVGTIIWLSSELMFFAALFAMYFTLRSVMGPEFWTEQASALNLPFSATNTTILVLSSLTCQLGVFAAERGDVKKLRTWFIITFVMGAIFIGGQVFEYTELVKHEGLSLSSDPYGSVFYLTTGFHGLHVTGGLIAFLLVLGRTYAAKRFTHEQATSAIVVSYYWHFVDVVWIGLFATIYLIK
- the qcrC gene encoding cytochrome bc1 complex diheme cytochrome c subunit encodes the protein MKKLSARRRHPLAAVVVLLLALAATGGLYAAFAPAGKAQADETAQSLAIEEGKKLYAVGCASCHGTGGQGSSDGPSLVGVGSAAVDFQVSTGRMPAQQPGAQVPKKPVIYDQAQIDQLAAYIASLGAGPITPTAKQYDPAGADIANGGELFRNNCAQCHNFTGEGGALTNGKYAPNLEDVSPKHIYEAMQTGPQNMPSFPDSTMPEKQKKDIIAYLQNVNGEKSTSPGGLKLGGLGPVSEGLFGWIFALGALIAVAVWVAAHTAKAKKS